Below is a genomic region from Nitrospirota bacterium.
TGAGCAAGCGACAAAGACATATCTTGCGCACCCTGAGTGTTTTGATGAGGAGGCAAAAAGGATTCTCAGCGCCGGCTCGGTGGGAGACAGCATCAGGCTCAGGTTTACCAATTCTGTTGATGAATCCATTGCGCTGAATAAGATTAAATCCCATGCGATAATTATTGCTGGAAGCGGTATGTGCGAAGGCGGAAGAATAGGACATCATCTGAAACATAACCTCTGGAGGCCTGAATGCAGTATTATATTTTCAGGATTTCAGGCAAGAGGCACGCTCGGCAGGAGGATTGTTGACGGAGCAAGAGTTGTGCGTATCTTTGGGGAAGAGATAGCAATGAAGGCAGGGATATATACACTCGGCGGATTCTCTGCTCATGCTGACCAGAAGGAACTCCTTGAATGGCTCGCATCATTCAAAGATAGTCCGCAGGTCTTTGTGGTTCATGGAGAAGAGGAAACATCGCTTGCATTTTCAGGGATGATAAAAGAAAAGTACGGATTTGTTACTCATGTCCCTTCAAAGGGAGAGGAGTATGAAATATAGCTGGCTCGGTGCTATCCGCCTATGGCGCTAACGCGCTATGCGCGTTCAGGCTTGATTTTTTGCAGGGGGAAAAATAGACGCTGCCTGCTTTTCAGCAGTAGCCGCTTTTTTCAATCAGAAAATATCGGGGCTATTTTTTGCATACATCTCTATAAGATATCCTACAAGCTGTTCCACCCTTTCAGCGAGCCTGTCAGGATGAGGGTCAGAACCTTTATTCATATAACTTGCAGGAGACAGCAACTCTATCTGAGCCTTGAGCGAATCGTCTGCTTTCGCAGCAGAAAAGAACACTATAGGGGTGGCCGTCACTCCATGCTGGGTTTCAATTGCACGGATTGTTCTCGCTGCTGTAATGCCGTCCATGATTGGCATATTGAGGTCGATTATTACTATATCTATTAATGCCTTATCAGAGAGCAGTTTTGAGTATGCAGTTACGAGTTCAAAGCCATTGACAAAAGACATTATTTCTTTTGAAATTTTTTTTGATTTGAGTACAGAGATGATTATATCCTTCACATACTTTGAGTCCTCTGCAATAAGCGCATACCCTTTATTTATTTTGGGGGTCTCCCAAAGTTTCTGCACGTCCAGAGTGAATCCGCAGTATACACAGGTCAGTTCTTTTCTCTCGTACCTTTCTATGTAGTTGTAAGGCACCATTTCATTGCAGCATAGACAATACTTGGCATCCATATAAAATTATATTACCTGGGCAGGATATCTTTCAAGCCTTAATTTACTTTACCCTTGCTCCTGCTTTTATCTCTTTCTCCGGAGTAATTACAGAGAGGTTCCCCTCGTCATCAGATGCCGCAAGGAGCATTCCATGAGACTCTACTCCCATGAGCTTTGCAGGCTGCATGTTTGTAACTACCACAATGCTTTTGCCTATGAGTTCTTCAGGCGTGTATGCCTTGCCTATGCCTGCTACTATCTGCCTTTCTTCTCCAGTGTCAACCTTCATAACAATCAGCTTGTTTGATTTCTCTACCCTTTGCGCCTCAAGCACTTTTCCAGTCTTCAGTTCAACTTTTGCAAAATCCTCAATCGTTATCATCTTTTGAATTTTCTCCTTAATGCATTTTCCACTGCTTCAGGGACAAGCCCTTTTACCGAGCCGCCGAATGATGCGACTTCTTTTACAATTGTGGATGTCAGGAACGAGTATTCTTCTGAAGGCATCATAAAAACAGTTTCTATTCCAACTGCCAGCCTCCTGTTCATAAGCGCCATCTGAAGTTCATATTCAAAATCAGACACAGCCCGCAGTCCTCTTATGACCGCAATGCCTTTTTTTGATTCTACATACTCAACCAGCAAGCCGCTGAATGCCTCAACTTTAACATTTTTTAAGCCCCTGACAGCATCCTTTATCAGTCTCAACCGTTCGCTGATAGTAAATAGGGGCTGTTTTTTCTGTGCTGTTGCAATGGCGATGATGACCTCATCAAATATCCTCATCCCTCTTTTTACGAGGTCTATGTGGCCGTTTGTTATAGGGTCAAAGGTTCCCGGATAAATCGCTGTTCGTTTCATTTTCCTATCCTGCCTTTCTCCTAACTTGTGCTATAATGTATCTATGAACACTACAATTAACGAAATAGAACATATAAAGGATATCCTTTCCCAGCTTCCTGAATCTGCTGCTCGCGAGGTCAGAGACTTTGCTGCCTATCTTGCCGATAGAGAGCGCAGGCGCAAAGAACTGGTTGAGCAGGTGCTGAAGGCCGAAAAAGAACCGCCTATCCGCTTTGAATCTGTAGAGGATGCTGTAAAGGCTGTTTTTAATGAAACGAAGGCTTGAGTATTCGCCAACATATCTAAAAAAGGCCAAAAAGATTGCAAAGAAGAATCCGCAGCTCAAAGGGCCATATACAGAACTACTTAATAAACTCGCCGACAATCCCCTTGACCCTGCACTGCATACGCATGCTCTTACAGGAGAACTCAAGGGCAAATATGCGTGTTCATTAACATATGAATTAAGGGTTGTATTTAAGCTATATGATGACATTGTTCATCTCCTCGATATCGGCTCTCATGATGAAGTTTATTAATCCTTATGAATTTTAATGGGGACACATTCCATATTTTTTTATCCCTTTATTTTGGATACAGCCTTCCGTCCCGTTTTTTTACCGAACCTTTCTGAACAATGTTAGCATAGTGTCGCCGTATTTGTAATCTTTCTTTTTAGCAAGCCTTCCTATCTCATCAGGAAGCTTTTTTTTTGACGTGTGTTCCGCAATAATAATGCCCTCTTCATTAAGCATCTCCCCGTTGGACAGCATTGGAAGTATGTGTTCAAGCTCTCCTGAATGATAAGGAGGGTCAAGGAATACGATGTCGAATTTTAAGCCTTCTTTCACTGCCTTGGCTATGAAGGCGGATGCCTCTCCTCTTATGATATCAGCCTTTGAGGAGTATCCGCAGTCTTTCAGCGTATTCTCTATCTGTTCTGCTCTTTTCCTGTCAGCCTCTATAAAGAAAACAGCGCTTGCGCCTCTGCTGAGAGCTTCTGTCCCTACCGCTCCTGTGCCTGCGTAGAGGTCAATGAATTTAGAATCCACGATTAAGCTGCCTATGATATTGAAAACAGACTCTCTTACCTTGGATGACGTTGGTCTTAATGTATCCTGTTTTGCAGCAGTTTTCTGCGCTTTTTTGAAGTTTATTTTTTTTCCTTTTAAATGACCTGCGGAGATTCTCATGATTAGAGCTATTAGCTGTCAGCTATTCTGACCTGTTTGGAGGGTTAACGATATTTGATGAGATCACAGGATGGTCTTTTATCGCAACCTTTCTGCCCTTAATCTCGAGCCTTCCCTCGGAAAAGAGCCGTACTGCTTCGGGATATATCCTGTGCTCAAGGCTCAGTATGCGTTCGGAAAGAGTATCTTCCGTGTCATCAGGCATTACAGGGACCGCTGCCTGGATAATTACCGGCCCTGTATCCATGCCCCCATCAACAAAATGAACTGTGCATCCTGAAATCTTTACGCCGTAGTCAAGAGCCTGTTTCTGGCCGTGAAGTCCGGGAAACGCAGGAAGCAGTGCAGGATGGATATTCATTATCCTGTTGGGAAATGCGTCTATCAGAGGTTTTCTTACAATCTTCATAAATCCTGCGAGTATAACGAGGTCAACGCCGCATGTCTTGAGTTCGTCCGCAATCTTTTTGAAAAAGTCGTCCTTTGTTGCAAACTCTTTCGGGTTTATAAAGATATATTTTATGTTATGTCTCTTAGCCCGTTCTATTGCAAAGGCGGATGGATTATCTGTTATCAATATCTCTATTGAGGCTTTGAGATTTTTATTTTCTATCGCATCTATTATTGCCTGAAAATTAGAGCCGCGGCCCGATGCAAGAACACCTATTTTCAGCATAATCAAGCGCCCTCCGTTTTTACATTTGCTGAACTAAAGTCTTATTTCAATATAGGCGGTTTCTCTTAGTTCTCTGAGCCAGTATTTGTATTTTTCTGAAAAACGCTGTTCAATCAGCTTATTTTTGGCGGATTCTTTTATTGCGGCTGCACTCTGTTTTTCTATCTTTTCTTCGAGCTTAATGATATGCAATCCCATGTCAGTCCAGAATGGCTGACTGATATCGCCTGTTTTCATCCGGGATAAAACATCTGTGAATTCTTTCGCCATCCGGCCCTTTTTAATAAATCCGAGGTCTCCTCCGGCCTTGCCTGACGGGTCTTCGGAATATTTCATGGCAAGTGAAGCGAAATCTTCTCCGGCTTTTATCTGCTGATAGACAGTTCCTGCCTTTTCTTCCATTGTTTTCCTGTCACTATCACCGGGGCTTTTGGGCTTCCTGAAAAAGATCTGCCGTATCCTGTAAGCGTCATCAGTTATCAGGGTATCCTTGCTCTTTTCTATATATTTCGCTATCTCAGCATCAGAAACTACTATTTTATTTCTTACCTCCTGCGAAACGACCCTGCTCAATATAATCTGCTCTGAGAGTTTTTTCTTGTATTCATCTAAGGTGAATCCTTCTTTTTTCAGCGAAGCTGTCAATGTTTGCTCGTCCATGGAATATTTTTTCTTTATGTCGGTTATAGCCTCGGCTATCTCCTCTGCCGCTGCATCTATCCCGCGCTGCTTTGCAGCCTGAATCTGCAATTTCATGTCTATAAGGACTTCAAGGAAGGGCCCCTCATTTTCCTTGAATATCTTTCTCTTTTCCTCTTCTTTTATGTCTTTAATTTTATCGCTTGCTTCAAATTCCATTGCCTTATATAAATCACTCCATGTGATGACTTCCTGATTCACGACTGCAATCACCTTGTCGAGAAGTATAGCTGCGCTTGAAACACCGCATGACGCTACAATTATTAATACGCAAATGAATGCCTTAAGCCGTATCATTGGTTCCTCCTGAAATGTGAAAACTGATGTGTAAGTATACCCTATGGCCGATAAATAATTCTATAGTTGATACGATGGATTCAGGGGATTGCCGTAATATCCTTAACAGATGAATATACAACAAAAACTTTTATATTGTTGCTGTCTTCATCCACCGGCACAAGGAAGAAGCCTTCTTTCCCTTTGTCGGGTTTTGACAGGAAAAAGCCTTTATTCCAGGGCACGTTGCCCTGAAGATAACCTACCATGTATTCGTCGTCTTTGAATTTAACGAATATTTTTTTGCCTTCACTCCGCCTGATTCCGTATATTTTTTTTTCTTTGTGTTTGCTATT
It encodes:
- a CDS encoding peptidylprolyl isomerase; translation: MIRLKAFICVLIIVASCGVSSAAILLDKVIAVVNQEVITWSDLYKAMEFEASDKIKDIKEEEKRKIFKENEGPFLEVLIDMKLQIQAAKQRGIDAAAEEIAEAITDIKKKYSMDEQTLTASLKKEGFTLDEYKKKLSEQIILSRVVSQEVRNKIVVSDAEIAKYIEKSKDTLITDDAYRIRQIFFRKPKSPGDSDRKTMEEKAGTVYQQIKAGEDFASLAMKYSEDPSGKAGGDLGFIKKGRMAKEFTDVLSRMKTGDISQPFWTDMGLHIIKLEEKIEKQSAAAIKESAKNKLIEQRFSEKYKYWLRELRETAYIEIRL
- a CDS encoding phosphoribosylglycinamide formyltransferase is translated as MLKIGVLASGRGSNFQAIIDAIENKNLKASIEILITDNPSAFAIERAKRHNIKYIFINPKEFATKDDFFKKIADELKTCGVDLVILAGFMKIVRKPLIDAFPNRIMNIHPALLPAFPGLHGQKQALDYGVKISGCTVHFVDGGMDTGPVIIQAAVPVMPDDTEDTLSERILSLEHRIYPEAVRLFSEGRLEIKGRKVAIKDHPVISSNIVNPPNRSE
- a CDS encoding type II toxin-antitoxin system mRNA interferase toxin, RelE/StbE family: MKRRLEYSPTYLKKAKKIAKKNPQLKGPYTELLNKLADNPLDPALHTHALTGELKGKYACSLTYELRVVFKLYDDIVHLLDIGSHDEVY
- a CDS encoding response regulator; the encoded protein is MDAKYCLCCNEMVPYNYIERYERKELTCVYCGFTLDVQKLWETPKINKGYALIAEDSKYVKDIIISVLKSKKISKEIMSFVNGFELVTAYSKLLSDKALIDIVIIDLNMPIMDGITAARTIRAIETQHGVTATPIVFFSAAKADDSLKAQIELLSPASYMNKGSDPHPDRLAERVEQLVGYLIEMYAKNSPDIF
- the metG gene encoding methionine--tRNA ligase subunit beta: MITIEDFAKVELKTGKVLEAQRVEKSNKLIVMKVDTGEERQIVAGIGKAYTPEELIGKSIVVVTNMQPAKLMGVESHGMLLAASDDEGNLSVITPEKEIKAGARVK
- the coaD gene encoding pantetheine-phosphate adenylyltransferase; the encoded protein is MKRTAIYPGTFDPITNGHIDLVKRGMRIFDEVIIAIATAQKKQPLFTISERLRLIKDAVRGLKNVKVEAFSGLLVEYVESKKGIAVIRGLRAVSDFEYELQMALMNRRLAVGIETVFMMPSEEYSFLTSTIVKEVASFGGSVKGLVPEAVENALRRKFKR
- the rsmD gene encoding 16S rRNA (guanine(966)-N(2))-methyltransferase RsmD is translated as MRISAGHLKGKKINFKKAQKTAAKQDTLRPTSSKVRESVFNIIGSLIVDSKFIDLYAGTGAVGTEALSRGASAVFFIEADRKRAEQIENTLKDCGYSSKADIIRGEASAFIAKAVKEGLKFDIVFLDPPYHSGELEHILPMLSNGEMLNEEGIIIAEHTSKKKLPDEIGRLAKKKDYKYGDTMLTLFRKVR